One Keratinibaculum paraultunense genomic window carries:
- a CDS encoding peptidylprolyl isomerase, translating to MFKFRKNILMIFVIVSIISLALSGCTKKEKGIVAKVNGDVITQEEFDIEFEIYKTMYKKQFGEDALAQEAEGNKTMEELLKENILEKLIIEKLILKEIKDMNITVTEEEVEKHLEDFINSLGGKEKYEEFLKKNGFSQKFVEDNIRKELLYEKHRENFMNQIELSEKELKDYYEKNKDSLIKVRVSHILVPTEEEGKKVLERLSKGEDFHSLAATESIDSNSAVKGGDLGYFTKGSMAKEFEEVAFSLEVGEISDLVKTELGYHIILLEDKIDTYEDLKEDIIPLLKNQKYIEKISKLRDKAKVKIYID from the coding sequence TTGTTTAAGTTTAGAAAAAATATTTTAATGATCTTTGTAATTGTAAGTATAATATCTTTAGCTCTTTCAGGATGTACTAAAAAAGAAAAAGGTATTGTAGCTAAAGTTAATGGTGATGTAATTACTCAAGAAGAATTTGATATAGAATTTGAGATCTATAAAACTATGTACAAGAAGCAATTTGGTGAAGATGCATTAGCACAGGAAGCTGAAGGCAACAAAACTATGGAAGAATTATTAAAAGAAAATATATTAGAAAAACTTATAATAGAAAAATTAATATTAAAAGAAATAAAAGATATGAATATAACAGTTACGGAAGAAGAAGTAGAAAAACATTTAGAAGATTTTATTAATTCTTTAGGAGGAAAAGAAAAATATGAAGAATTCTTAAAGAAGAATGGGTTTAGTCAAAAATTTGTAGAAGACAATATACGAAAGGAATTATTATATGAAAAGCATAGAGAAAATTTTATGAATCAAATAGAATTATCTGAAAAGGAATTAAAGGATTATTATGAAAAGAATAAAGATTCTCTAATCAAAGTTAGAGTTAGCCATATATTAGTTCCTACTGAGGAAGAAGGGAAGAAGGTATTAGAAAGGCTAAGTAAAGGTGAAGATTTTCATAGCTTAGCGGCTACTGAATCCATAGATTCAAATTCAGCAGTAAAAGGTGGAGACTTAGGTTATTTTACTAAAGGAAGTATGGCGAAGGAATTTGAAGAAGTAGCTTTTTCATTGGAAGTTGGAGAAATTAGCGATTTAGTTAAGACAGAGCTTGGTTATCATATTATATTGCTAGAAGATAAAATAGACACTTATGAAGATTTAAAAGAAGATATAATTCCTTTATTAAAAAATCAAAAATATATTGAAAAAATATCAAAACTTAGAGATAAGGCAAAAGTAAAAATATATATAGATTAA
- the mfd gene encoding transcription-repair coupling factor: protein MQNIFIDPLKNLASYKKLLEDIKLNKTPISTHGIIDENLGHIVYALNQDMKKQVLVITHDDNKARRIYEDIKNFDENIVEFYPTREILFYKVDAISTEVNNQRLRVLSRLLSKEPVIVIASIESLLTKLIAPDIFKKYMINIKQGDIVDLEGLTEKLISCGYERETMVEGVGQFSIRGGILDFYSPNYDTPFRIELFDDEVDSIRSFDLLSQRSLEVVDSILISPVKEVFIIDEYRNNIISNIKKDINRGIKKLKTDSEVRTTIEDKFESYLEEIKEKLHISNMDMITPYIPENYLSSILKYMDFDGLIFMDEPERLRERYDSIKEQFLLQYSQAFEVGEALSKHENMLYEYMHIVEDINEKVCITNTALIKQDTLFKPKSILKFTSKSMQYFHSNMKILKDELEHYKYRGYKVIILAGTKKKAKILYDNLMNMGLECSYIEDTDREIKSGQVFITTGKITRGFEYSDIKFAIISEGEIYGTYKGRTKKTKKRSKEETISFSDLNIGDYVVHENHGIGKYEGIEQLDIQGVKKDYLTIAYKGNDKLYVPVEQMNLIQKYIGADSVKPKINRLSSPEWAKTKQRAKKAVEDMAKDLLELYAKRESQQGYAFSKDTPWQREFEDLFPYEETEGQLRSIEEIKRDMESNRPMDRLLCGDVGYGKTEVALRAAFKAVMDGKQVAFLVPTTILAQQHYNTMIERFDPFPIKIAMLSRFRTALNQKDIVDGLRKGTIDIVVGTHRLLSKDVAFKDLGLLIIDEEQRFGVKHKEKLKKLKENVDVLTLTATPIPRTLHMSLIGIRDMSIIEEPPEERYPVQTYVVEFNEQMIREAILKEIERGGQVYFVYNRVDTIDKMAIKLKDLVPEANIAVGHGQMSERQLEKIMMDFISMKYNVLVSTTIIETGLDIPNVNTIIIYNADKMGLSQLYQLRGRVGRTNRVAYAYLTYEKDKVLTEIAEKRLRAIKDFTEFGSGFKIAMRDLEIRGAGNLLGVEQHGHIEAIGYDLYVKFLNETIKKLKGEKIEEVVNTSIDLNIDGYIPTSYIEDEEQKIDIYKKIAVIENLEDYRELIDELIDRFGDLPIEVKNLLDISYIKNIAGTCHINNIYQSEDTLILEFSSIEYISPDLIHYLSKEYGRRISFDLSNNPSFKYRFRKNMLTELKELVEKISGFHNMTNNI from the coding sequence ATGCAAAATATATTTATAGATCCACTAAAAAATTTAGCTTCTTATAAAAAGCTTTTGGAGGATATAAAACTAAATAAAACTCCTATATCTACCCATGGGATAATTGATGAAAACTTAGGGCATATAGTTTATGCTTTAAATCAAGATATGAAGAAACAAGTATTAGTCATCACTCATGATGATAATAAAGCTAGGAGGATTTATGAGGATATTAAAAATTTTGATGAAAATATAGTAGAGTTTTATCCTACTAGAGAGATACTTTTTTATAAAGTAGATGCAATAAGTACAGAGGTAAATAATCAAAGATTGCGAGTTCTTTCTAGATTGTTATCCAAAGAACCAGTTATAGTAATTGCCTCAATAGAAAGTTTACTCACTAAATTAATAGCACCAGATATATTTAAGAAATATATGATAAATATTAAACAAGGAGATATAGTAGATTTAGAGGGATTAACAGAGAAACTTATATCCTGTGGATATGAAAGGGAGACAATGGTAGAAGGAGTAGGGCAATTTAGCATTAGAGGTGGAATATTAGATTTTTATTCACCAAATTATGATACTCCTTTTAGAATAGAGCTGTTTGATGATGAAGTAGATTCTATTAGATCCTTTGACTTATTAAGTCAAAGATCATTAGAAGTAGTGGATTCAATATTGATATCTCCTGTAAAAGAGGTATTTATCATAGATGAGTATAGAAATAATATAATATCTAATATAAAAAAGGATATAAACAGAGGAATTAAAAAGCTGAAAACAGATTCAGAAGTAAGAACTACCATAGAAGATAAATTTGAAAGTTATTTAGAAGAGATAAAAGAAAAACTTCATATATCTAATATGGATATGATAACTCCTTATATACCTGAAAATTATTTATCCAGTATATTAAAATATATGGATTTTGATGGTTTAATATTTATGGATGAACCTGAGAGATTAAGAGAAAGGTATGACAGTATAAAGGAGCAATTTTTACTTCAATATTCGCAAGCTTTTGAAGTAGGTGAAGCATTATCGAAACATGAAAATATGCTATATGAATATATGCATATAGTTGAAGACATCAATGAAAAGGTGTGTATAACTAATACTGCATTAATTAAACAAGATACATTATTTAAGCCTAAATCTATATTAAAATTTACTTCCAAATCCATGCAATATTTCCACAGTAATATGAAAATTTTAAAAGATGAATTAGAACATTATAAATATAGAGGATATAAGGTAATAATACTTGCTGGCACAAAGAAAAAAGCAAAAATACTATATGACAATCTTATGAATATGGGATTAGAATGCAGCTATATAGAGGATACTGATAGGGAGATTAAAAGTGGGCAAGTATTCATAACAACTGGAAAAATAACTAGGGGATTTGAATATTCAGATATTAAATTTGCCATTATATCTGAAGGTGAAATATATGGAACTTATAAGGGAAGAACCAAAAAGACAAAAAAGAGATCCAAAGAAGAGACTATAAGTTTTTCTGATTTAAATATTGGGGATTATGTTGTGCATGAAAATCATGGTATTGGAAAATACGAAGGAATTGAACAATTAGATATTCAAGGAGTAAAGAAAGACTATTTGACTATAGCCTATAAAGGAAATGATAAATTATATGTGCCTGTTGAGCAGATGAATTTAATTCAAAAATATATTGGTGCTGATTCTGTAAAGCCTAAAATCAATAGACTTAGCAGTCCTGAATGGGCTAAAACTAAACAAAGAGCGAAAAAAGCTGTAGAAGATATGGCTAAGGATTTACTTGAACTATATGCTAAAAGGGAAAGTCAGCAAGGATATGCTTTTTCAAAGGATACTCCATGGCAAAGAGAATTTGAAGATTTGTTTCCCTATGAGGAAACAGAGGGGCAACTTAGAAGTATAGAAGAAATAAAAAGAGACATGGAAAGTAATAGACCAATGGATAGGCTACTATGTGGAGATGTGGGATATGGGAAAACAGAAGTAGCTCTAAGGGCAGCTTTTAAAGCAGTAATGGATGGGAAACAGGTGGCATTTCTAGTACCTACTACCATATTAGCTCAACAGCATTACAATACTATGATTGAAAGGTTTGATCCATTCCCCATAAAAATAGCTATGTTAAGTAGATTTAGAACAGCTTTAAATCAGAAAGATATCGTAGATGGACTTAGAAAAGGGACCATAGATATAGTAGTAGGAACTCATAGATTATTATCTAAAGATGTGGCGTTTAAAGATTTAGGTTTACTTATAATAGATGAAGAACAAAGATTTGGAGTTAAGCATAAGGAAAAATTAAAAAAACTTAAAGAAAATGTAGATGTATTAACTCTCACAGCTACACCTATTCCCAGAACTCTTCATATGTCCCTTATAGGTATTAGAGATATGAGTATTATAGAAGAACCTCCAGAAGAAAGATATCCTGTTCAAACTTATGTGGTGGAGTTTAATGAACAGATGATACGAGAAGCTATATTAAAGGAAATAGAAAGGGGAGGGCAGGTATATTTTGTTTATAATAGGGTTGATACTATAGATAAGATGGCTATTAAATTAAAGGATTTAGTTCCAGAAGCTAATATTGCAGTAGGACATGGGCAGATGAGTGAAAGACAATTAGAAAAGATAATGATGGATTTTATATCTATGAAATATAATGTATTAGTAAGCACCACTATTATTGAAACAGGACTTGATATACCTAATGTAAATACTATAATAATATATAATGCAGATAAAATGGGGCTATCTCAGCTATATCAATTAAGAGGTAGGGTAGGTAGAACAAATAGAGTAGCATATGCTTATTTAACATATGAAAAGGATAAAGTATTGACAGAAATAGCAGAAAAGAGGCTTAGAGCTATAAAGGATTTTACGGAATTTGGTTCAGGCTTTAAAATAGCAATGAGAGATTTAGAAATAAGAGGTGCAGGAAATCTTTTAGGAGTAGAGCAACATGGGCATATTGAAGCTATTGGTTATGATCTATATGTAAAATTTTTAAATGAAACCATAAAGAAGTTAAAAGGAGAAAAGATAGAAGAGGTAGTTAATACTAGCATTGATCTTAATATAGATGGATATATTCCTACAAGCTATATAGAAGATGAAGAACAAAAGATAGATATTTACAAGAAAATTGCTGTTATTGAAAATTTGGAGGATTATAGGGAATTAATAGATGAATTGATAGATAGATTTGGAGATTTACCAATAGAAGTGAAAAATTTATTGGATATTTCCTATATAAAAAATATAGCAGGTACTTGCCACATTAATAATATATATCAATCAGAAGACACATTAATATTGGAATTTAGTTCCATAGAATATATATCTCCTGATTTAATCCATTATCTTTCTAAAGAATATGGAAGGAGGATTAGTTTTGATTTATCTAATAACCCTTCTTTTAAATATAGATTCAGAAAGAATATGTTAACGGAATTAAAGGAATTAGTTGAAAAAATTAGTGGTTTTCATAATATGACAAATAATATATAA
- the pth gene encoding aminoacyl-tRNA hydrolase has product MFAVVGLGNPGRNYSGTRHNVGFKTVELLADRNNINLNKIKFKSIYGEGIIGGEKVILLKPQTYMNNSGIAVLDLYNFYKIPLENIIVIVDDVDIEFGTIRIRKKGSDGGHNGLKSIIYQLGSQDFPRIKIGIGKKREEQDLADFVLSKFSKEEKPYIEEAVLNAALAVETIITCGIDNAMNKFNIKKKEAQE; this is encoded by the coding sequence TTGTTTGCAGTAGTAGGTTTAGGAAATCCAGGTAGAAACTATTCTGGTACCAGACATAATGTAGGCTTTAAAACTGTAGAGTTGTTGGCTGATAGAAATAATATAAATTTAAATAAAATAAAATTTAAATCCATATATGGAGAAGGTATAATTGGAGGAGAAAAGGTTATACTCTTAAAACCTCAAACCTATATGAATAACAGTGGTATAGCAGTATTAGATTTATATAATTTCTACAAAATACCATTAGAGAATATAATAGTAATAGTAGATGATGTAGATATTGAATTTGGTACTATACGTATTAGAAAAAAGGGTAGTGATGGAGGACATAATGGATTAAAATCTATAATATATCAATTAGGGAGTCAAGATTTTCCGAGAATAAAGATTGGCATAGGGAAAAAAAGAGAGGAACAAGATCTAGCAGACTTTGTATTAAGTAAATTTTCAAAAGAAGAAAAACCATATATAGAAGAAGCTGTGCTAAATGCAGCATTAGCAGTGGAAACCATTATAACTTGTGGCATAGATAATGCAATGAATAAATTTAACATAAAAAAAAAGGAAGCCCAGGAATAG
- a CDS encoding ribose-phosphate diphosphokinase: protein MNLCRGDIKVFSGNANKKLAEDICKELGVPCGRCEVGKFSDGEIFVNIDETVRGSDLFLIQPTCTPVNNNLMELLILIDAFKRASAGRINAVIPYYGYARQDRKTKAREPITAKLVADLLTVAGIDRVVSMDLHAGQIQGYFNLPVDHLSGVPILAEYFKKIVDRETVIVSPDLGGVTRARNFANLLDLPIAIIEKRRPKANVSEVMNIIGDIEGKNAIIVDDIIDTAGTITKAAQVLKNFGAKKVYACATHPVLSGPAIERIEESVIEKFVVTDTIPLEEEKKIDKIEVVSVAPMFAEVIKRIHDNESVSILFD from the coding sequence ATGAATTTATGCAGAGGAGATATTAAAGTATTTTCAGGAAATGCCAATAAAAAGTTGGCAGAAGATATATGTAAAGAACTTGGAGTACCTTGTGGTCGCTGTGAAGTTGGAAAATTTAGCGACGGAGAAATATTTGTAAATATTGATGAAACTGTTAGAGGTTCAGATTTGTTTTTAATTCAACCTACTTGCACCCCAGTAAATAATAACTTAATGGAGTTATTAATATTGATAGACGCTTTTAAAAGAGCATCTGCTGGTAGAATAAATGCAGTAATTCCTTACTATGGCTATGCAAGGCAAGATAGAAAGACTAAAGCTAGAGAACCTATAACAGCTAAGTTGGTTGCAGATTTGTTAACTGTAGCAGGTATCGATAGAGTTGTAAGTATGGATTTACATGCTGGACAAATTCAAGGATATTTTAATTTACCTGTAGATCATTTGTCAGGAGTCCCTATTCTTGCCGAATATTTTAAAAAAATTGTTGATAGGGAAACAGTTATAGTTTCTCCAGATTTAGGTGGAGTAACTAGAGCAAGAAATTTCGCTAACCTTCTAGATTTACCTATAGCTATAATTGAGAAGAGAAGACCTAAAGCAAATGTTTCAGAAGTTATGAATATAATTGGAGATATTGAAGGTAAAAATGCAATAATAGTGGATGATATAATAGATACTGCAGGAACGATTACTAAAGCTGCTCAAGTTTTAAAGAACTTTGGAGCTAAGAAGGTATATGCTTGTGCAACTCACCCAGTTTTATCAGGACCAGCAATAGAAAGAATAGAAGAATCAGTAATAGAAAAATTTGTTGTTACAGATACTATTCCACTAGAAGAAGAAAAGAAGATTGACAAGATAGAAGTGGTAAGTGTTGCACCTATGTTTGCTGAAGTTATAAAAAGAATTCATGATAATGAATCTGTAAGCATACTATTTGATTAA
- the glmU gene encoding bifunctional UDP-N-acetylglucosamine diphosphorylase/glucosamine-1-phosphate N-acetyltransferase GlmU — protein MNIAIILAAGEGTRMKSSKPKVLHKICGKPMLQYVIEASKGAHIDLNYVVVGHGGDKVIEEFKDSDVVFRIQPTGEEYPYGTGYAVMQAIDCVQDDNNVVILYGDTPLITANTIKKLIEYHKKYKYDGTVLTAYLKDPTGYGRVIRDKKGHILKIVEHNDANEEELKVNEINSGIYCFNGKLLKYALGKIDNDNAQREYYITDVIKILKEEGYSVGAYTIDEETEIYGINSRKQLAYCEKIMRQRINEKYMLKGVTLINPENTYIEDGVIIGKDSIIYPGTILTGSTIIGEDCIIGENCRIENSKIGNKVKIYSSTITESSVGDECSIGPYAHLRPNSHLGKNIRIGNFVEVKNSTMGDNSKAGHLAYIGDADVGKNVNIGCGVVFVNYNGQTKFRTIVKDNAFIGSNANLVAPVIVKEWGYVAAGSTITEDVPEGNLSIARARQINKEGWVEKKGYLKKDK, from the coding sequence ATGAATATAGCTATAATATTAGCAGCAGGAGAAGGTACAAGGATGAAATCCAGTAAACCTAAAGTATTACATAAAATATGCGGTAAGCCTATGCTACAATATGTGATAGAGGCAAGTAAAGGAGCTCATATAGATTTAAATTATGTAGTAGTAGGTCATGGAGGAGATAAGGTTATAGAGGAGTTTAAAGACTCAGATGTAGTTTTTAGAATTCAACCCACAGGAGAAGAATATCCTTATGGTACAGGTTATGCAGTAATGCAAGCAATTGATTGTGTACAAGATGATAATAATGTAGTAATATTATATGGTGATACTCCACTAATAACAGCTAATACTATTAAAAAACTTATTGAATATCATAAAAAGTATAAATATGATGGTACAGTTTTAACAGCTTACTTAAAAGATCCTACAGGATATGGTAGAGTTATTAGGGATAAAAAAGGGCATATATTAAAAATAGTAGAACACAATGATGCAAATGAGGAAGAATTAAAAGTTAATGAGATTAACTCTGGTATATATTGTTTTAATGGAAAATTACTTAAATATGCCTTAGGAAAGATAGATAATGATAATGCACAAAGAGAATATTATATAACTGATGTAATTAAAATACTAAAGGAAGAAGGTTATAGTGTAGGTGCATATACCATAGATGAAGAAACAGAAATATATGGTATTAATTCTAGAAAGCAGTTAGCTTATTGTGAAAAGATTATGAGACAGAGGATAAATGAAAAGTATATGTTGAAAGGGGTTACTCTTATAAATCCAGAAAACACATATATAGAAGATGGGGTTATTATAGGAAAGGATAGCATAATATATCCAGGGACTATACTTACGGGAAGTACTATCATAGGCGAGGATTGTATCATAGGGGAAAACTGTAGGATTGAGAACAGTAAGATAGGAAATAAGGTAAAAATATATTCATCTACCATAACAGAAAGTAGTGTAGGTGATGAATGTAGCATAGGACCTTATGCTCATCTTAGACCCAATAGCCATTTAGGTAAAAATATAAGAATAGGTAATTTTGTAGAAGTAAAGAACTCTACTATGGGAGATAATTCTAAGGCGGGACATTTAGCTTATATAGGAGATGCAGACGTAGGGAAAAATGTAAATATTGGCTGTGGTGTAGTATTTGTAAATTATAATGGACAAACTAAATTTAGAACAATTGTTAAAGACAATGCTTTTATCGGAAGTAATGCTAATTTAGTAGCTCCTGTGATTGTAAAAGAATGGGGTTATGTAGCAGCAGGTTCAACTATTACTGAAGATGTGCCTGAAGGGAATTTGTCAATTGCTAGAGCTAGGCAAATAAATAAAGAAGGTTGGGTAGAAAAAAAAGGATATTTAAAAAAAGACAAATAA
- the spoVG gene encoding septation regulator SpoVG has translation MKVTDVRVRKVTEEGKMKAIVSVTFDNEFVVHDIKIIEGQNGLFIAMPSRKIADGEFRDIAHPINAETRKKIQDAVLDEYEKILASE, from the coding sequence GTGAAGGTAACTGACGTAAGGGTAAGAAAGGTTACGGAAGAAGGTAAAATGAAAGCAATTGTATCTGTAACCTTTGACAATGAGTTTGTTGTCCATGATATAAAAATAATCGAAGGACAAAATGGTTTATTTATAGCAATGCCTAGTAGAAAAATAGCAGATGGAGAATTTAGGGATATAGCCCATCCAATTAATGCTGAAACTAGAAAAAAGATTCAAGATGCAGTTTTAGATGAATATGAAAAAATATTAGCATCTGAGTAA
- the murC gene encoding UDP-N-acetylmuramate--L-alanine ligase: MFSFSINDHEYNHVHFIGIGGISMSGLAEILLTEGYKVSGSDTNNSYIIERLKKLGADIHIGHSKDNIKGADLVVYTDAISDDNEELMEAFNNNIPTVDRATFLGAIMKNYTNSIAVSGTHGKTTTTSMLATIFNRSTLNPTILLGGQLNEIGGNVKLGSKEYILTEACEYKGNILKYYPTMAIILNMEEDHLDYFKNLDHIVDTFVEYGKNIPPEGYLIINIDDINAQRVIDNTKANVITFGIEKNAHYTAENISFSPEGYPNFMLNIKGKALYPIQLNVMGKHNIYNALASIAASHTLGIPIETIIEAIESYKGVQRRLELKGIKNGIKIIDDYAHHPTEIKASLEALHNSTNGHVWCVFQPHTYTRTKLLLDSFTESFSNAYKVIIPDIYAAREKDTGLIHSTDLVDALIKNGVDAKYMSSFEEIENYLLDNAESGDVIITMGAGNVYTIGESLLKNNKKEAI, translated from the coding sequence ATGTTTTCATTTTCTATAAATGACCACGAATATAATCATGTTCATTTCATAGGTATTGGTGGAATTAGCATGAGTGGTCTAGCAGAAATTTTATTAACAGAAGGTTATAAAGTTTCTGGCTCTGACACGAATAATAGTTATATAATAGAAAGATTAAAAAAGCTAGGTGCTGATATACATATAGGACATAGTAAAGATAATATAAAAGGTGCAGATTTAGTAGTATATACTGATGCAATATCTGATGATAATGAAGAATTGATGGAGGCATTTAATAATAATATACCCACTGTAGATAGAGCTACATTTTTAGGTGCTATTATGAAAAATTATACTAATTCTATTGCTGTATCTGGTACTCATGGTAAAACTACTACCACTAGCATGTTAGCTACAATATTTAATCGTTCCACTTTAAATCCAACAATATTGTTAGGAGGACAATTAAATGAAATAGGGGGTAATGTAAAATTAGGATCAAAAGAATATATACTAACAGAAGCTTGTGAATATAAAGGTAATATATTAAAGTATTATCCTACTATGGCAATTATATTAAACATGGAAGAAGATCATCTAGATTATTTTAAAAATTTAGATCATATTGTGGATACTTTTGTTGAATATGGAAAAAATATTCCACCTGAAGGCTATTTGATTATAAATATAGATGATATAAATGCTCAAAGAGTTATAGACAACACAAAAGCAAATGTAATTACCTTTGGCATAGAAAAAAATGCCCATTATACAGCTGAAAATATATCTTTTAGTCCAGAAGGCTATCCAAATTTTATGCTAAATATAAAAGGTAAAGCTTTATACCCAATACAATTAAACGTAATGGGTAAACATAATATATACAATGCCCTAGCTAGCATTGCTGCAAGCCATACTTTAGGTATCCCTATTGAAACCATAATAGAAGCTATAGAAAGCTATAAAGGTGTTCAAAGAAGATTGGAACTAAAAGGAATTAAAAATGGCATAAAAATAATAGATGATTATGCCCACCATCCAACAGAAATTAAAGCTTCATTAGAAGCTTTACATAACTCTACTAATGGTCATGTTTGGTGTGTATTTCAACCTCATACCTATACCAGAACAAAACTATTATTAGATAGCTTTACTGAATCCTTTTCAAATGCATACAAAGTTATAATACCTGATATATATGCTGCAAGAGAAAAGGATACAGGACTAATTCACTCTACAGATTTAGTAGATGCACTTATTAAAAATGGTGTAGATGCTAAATATATGTCTTCATTTGAGGAAATAGAAAACTATTTATTAGATAATGCTGAAAGTGGTGATGTTATAATCACAATGGGTGCTGGAAATGTATATACTATTGGAGAATCCTTATTGAAAAACAACAAAAAAGAAGCAATTTAA
- a CDS encoding LCP family protein, with product MKRFWSAFIVSSILFFIAIYLGSYSYLKFNTPLVYPNISGGYHQKEKIKKNKKLDIVKEEFTSLEEAIEKSNRVNFMVLGMEDIRTDTIIFVSVDLDNKKVDGISIPRDTYIHRKGFDSAEQRKINAVYGDHGIEGVKKALTYILEGVPIHHYIMVDYEGVEKMVDAIGGVEVMVPFTMKYKDPTADPPLDIYIEEGRQILDGKKALDFLRYRKGNNKREGYIDGDLGRIRVQQQFIQSFVKKALTYRLPIIAKKGLEYTKTDIKITEALSYATKFAGMKVENFKLVTLPGVAEFKPFDGKLLSYFIYDPFETRKLLEEIYNVKNP from the coding sequence ATGAAACGTTTTTGGAGTGCATTTATTGTGTCCTCTATACTTTTTTTTATTGCTATATATTTAGGTTCTTATTCTTATTTAAAGTTTAATACTCCTTTAGTATATCCCAATATATCTGGAGGATATCATCAAAAGGAAAAGATTAAAAAAAATAAAAAATTAGATATAGTAAAAGAAGAATTTACATCTCTTGAAGAGGCAATAGAAAAAAGCAATAGGGTTAATTTTATGGTGTTAGGAATGGAAGATATAAGAACGGATACTATAATATTTGTTTCTGTGGATTTGGATAATAAGAAGGTGGATGGGATATCAATCCCCAGAGATACTTATATTCATAGAAAAGGATTTGATAGTGCTGAACAAAGAAAGATAAATGCTGTATATGGTGATCATGGTATAGAAGGAGTAAAGAAGGCTTTAACCTACATATTAGAAGGAGTTCCAATTCATCATTATATAATGGTGGATTATGAAGGGGTAGAAAAGATGGTAGATGCTATAGGAGGAGTGGAAGTAATGGTACCCTTTACTATGAAATACAAAGATCCTACAGCAGATCCTCCTTTAGACATATATATAGAAGAAGGAAGACAAATTTTAGATGGAAAGAAAGCTTTGGATTTTTTAAGATATAGAAAAGGTAATAATAAAAGAGAAGGATATATAGATGGAGATTTAGGGAGAATAAGAGTACAACAACAATTTATCCAATCTTTTGTAAAAAAAGCATTAACTTATCGTTTACCAATTATAGCAAAGAAAGGGCTGGAATATACGAAAACGGATATAAAAATAACAGAAGCTTTATCCTATGCTACAAAATTTGCAGGTATGAAAGTGGAAAATTTCAAGCTTGTTACATTGCCAGGCGTAGCAGAGTTTAAGCCTTTTGATGGAAAACTTTTATCATATTTTATATATGATCCATTTGAAACTAGAAAATTGTTAGAAGAAATATATAATGTGAAAAACCCCTAG